In the genome of Coraliomargarita algicola, one region contains:
- the pgmB gene encoding beta-phosphoglucomutase, with amino-acid sequence MIKAVIFDLDGVIVSTDEYHYLAWKQLADEKGYSFTRQDNERLRGVSRMESLELILRDASQRYSQAEKLAMAETKNVIYRQLLSKLQADAVLPGVLDCLVDLKARGVKVAIGSSSKNAAYILQAIGLDRTFDTVVDGTCITRSKPDPEVFSQAAQQLGMAPESCLVVEDAAAGIEAALAAGMAVLAVGTAADDPRAHLAVSNLSQITTESMLQLQLPSVAADAALIRSKIVDTYVENMLAELSLEEKISLCHAGSKFATNPVARLNIPAFVMSDGPHGVRHEISSTRWEPAGWDNDHSTYLPCGTAQASTWNRELMARCGAVLGAEARHREKDVILGPGINLIRTPLCGRNFEYYSEDPFLTAELVVPAVRAIQAQDVAACVKHFAANNQEWNRFETDVEMDEQVLRELYLPGFEAAVKEAGVATVMGAYNQFRGQCCCHNDFLVNGILKDEWGFQGAFISDWAGAQNTEESVRGGLDVEMGTDRPFEDYYLAKEFLAGIRSGKYAVSELDDKVRRVLRVMYLVGAMDPKRSPGARNTRAHQLTALEAAREAIVLLKNEASLLPLRAASIRKLAVIGENAVVKHASGGNSSAVKTLYEISPLEGIQKLLGDSVEVMYAPGYPSESNGLAPIPTELLYTADSGSGVKGWKAFYHNGRSFEGVATFEYAENAAYESLHDQLPAAVHAQNFSVIWETELTAPERGMYEFGFITDGLVELLLNGETVCQTDCDAHRHVANHELFLEAGEVLSIRLCFAMSDNATYVKFGWQRPVLAGVDANGSSAHDAALRIAKEADTVIFVGGLSHMQDIEGRDRKDMKLPDGQDALIEALLNVVPDLVLCFISGSALEMPWAARAKSILWTSYAGMEGGHAFAEVLFGVSNPSGKLPFTFPNNLEELAVHQDPERYQADCSRYSEGMRVGYRDYTSQGKQALFAFGHGLSYSSFDLSDLQQEALEGSDVILLSVSVANTGQCEGKEVIQLYVEGRCRQHPPGMLELRGFEKVSLKAGESQRVYFRLAPAQLAYYSVSESKWVNHDQGYRVWIGTSSQSLPLSCEVQSKQALLL; translated from the coding sequence ATGATAAAGGCGGTTATTTTTGATCTCGATGGAGTCATCGTATCTACGGATGAGTATCACTACTTGGCTTGGAAGCAATTGGCTGATGAGAAAGGCTATTCTTTTACCCGCCAAGATAATGAGCGCTTACGTGGTGTCAGCCGAATGGAGTCACTGGAGCTTATTTTGCGTGATGCGAGTCAGCGCTACAGTCAGGCTGAAAAGTTAGCCATGGCTGAGACTAAGAATGTGATCTATCGGCAATTGCTGTCGAAGCTACAGGCGGATGCTGTCCTGCCCGGCGTGTTGGATTGTCTGGTCGATTTGAAGGCGCGAGGCGTCAAAGTAGCGATTGGGTCATCCAGTAAGAATGCTGCCTATATTTTGCAGGCAATTGGTTTAGATCGGACCTTTGATACGGTCGTGGATGGCACTTGTATCACACGTTCGAAGCCAGACCCTGAAGTCTTTTCTCAGGCCGCTCAGCAGTTGGGCATGGCGCCTGAGTCATGCTTGGTGGTGGAAGATGCGGCAGCTGGAATTGAGGCCGCACTCGCCGCTGGCATGGCGGTGTTGGCGGTTGGCACTGCTGCCGATGATCCACGTGCTCATTTAGCGGTGAGTAATCTTTCGCAGATAACGACGGAGTCGATGTTACAGTTGCAGCTTCCTTCTGTAGCGGCAGATGCTGCGCTTATTCGTAGTAAAATAGTGGATACATATGTTGAAAATATGTTAGCGGAGCTTAGTCTGGAAGAGAAGATTTCACTTTGTCATGCTGGCAGTAAATTTGCGACCAACCCTGTCGCGCGCCTAAATATTCCAGCCTTTGTAATGTCGGACGGACCGCATGGGGTTCGGCATGAAATTAGTTCAACACGTTGGGAGCCTGCGGGCTGGGACAATGATCACTCAACCTACCTGCCCTGTGGGACTGCGCAGGCTTCTACCTGGAATCGCGAACTGATGGCCCGTTGCGGTGCGGTCTTGGGGGCCGAGGCGAGGCACCGGGAGAAGGATGTCATTCTCGGGCCCGGGATTAATTTGATTCGAACTCCGTTGTGTGGACGCAATTTTGAATATTACAGTGAAGATCCCTTTTTGACCGCTGAACTGGTGGTTCCTGCAGTTCGGGCGATACAAGCTCAGGATGTGGCTGCTTGTGTGAAGCACTTCGCGGCGAATAATCAGGAATGGAATCGCTTTGAGACAGACGTCGAAATGGATGAACAGGTCCTGCGGGAATTGTACCTGCCAGGCTTTGAGGCAGCAGTTAAAGAGGCCGGTGTGGCCACGGTGATGGGGGCTTATAACCAGTTTCGTGGACAGTGTTGCTGTCACAACGACTTTCTGGTGAATGGTATTCTTAAAGATGAGTGGGGCTTTCAGGGAGCTTTCATCAGTGACTGGGCGGGAGCCCAGAATACGGAGGAGTCCGTGCGTGGTGGTCTGGACGTTGAAATGGGAACGGATCGGCCCTTTGAAGACTATTACTTGGCCAAGGAGTTTTTGGCAGGCATCCGATCTGGGAAATATGCTGTATCGGAATTGGACGACAAAGTTCGTCGAGTATTGCGGGTCATGTATCTTGTGGGCGCAATGGATCCGAAGCGGAGTCCAGGCGCACGAAATACCAGAGCGCATCAACTGACTGCACTCGAGGCGGCGCGCGAAGCGATCGTATTGCTGAAGAACGAAGCGTCGCTGCTTCCACTGCGTGCTGCATCGATTCGCAAGCTCGCTGTGATCGGTGAGAACGCCGTCGTGAAGCATGCCTCGGGAGGCAATAGCTCTGCGGTGAAGACGCTCTATGAAATTTCGCCTCTTGAAGGTATTCAAAAGCTGTTGGGCGACTCCGTCGAGGTGATGTATGCTCCGGGCTATCCGAGTGAATCGAATGGTTTGGCTCCGATTCCTACGGAACTTTTATACACCGCTGATTCAGGCTCTGGAGTGAAAGGGTGGAAAGCCTTTTATCATAATGGGCGCAGCTTTGAGGGGGTGGCGACTTTTGAATACGCGGAGAATGCGGCTTACGAAAGTTTGCATGATCAATTGCCAGCAGCTGTGCACGCTCAGAATTTCAGTGTGATTTGGGAGACGGAATTGACTGCCCCAGAGCGGGGGATGTATGAATTCGGTTTCATTACTGATGGACTGGTTGAGCTCTTGTTGAATGGGGAAACGGTGTGCCAGACTGATTGTGATGCGCATCGTCATGTGGCAAATCACGAGTTGTTTCTGGAGGCTGGTGAAGTGCTCTCGATTCGTTTATGCTTTGCTATGAGTGATAATGCGACCTACGTGAAATTTGGCTGGCAACGTCCGGTCCTCGCAGGGGTGGATGCGAATGGAAGCTCTGCGCATGACGCAGCCCTGCGTATTGCCAAAGAAGCCGATACGGTGATCTTTGTCGGCGGGCTATCACACATGCAGGATATTGAAGGACGTGACCGCAAGGACATGAAACTGCCCGATGGCCAGGATGCTTTGATTGAGGCACTGTTGAATGTCGTGCCGGATCTGGTGCTTTGCTTCATTAGCGGTTCTGCGCTTGAAATGCCATGGGCTGCGCGTGCGAAGTCGATCCTGTGGACATCGTATGCCGGGATGGAAGGTGGGCACGCTTTTGCGGAAGTGCTCTTCGGTGTCAGCAATCCTAGTGGTAAATTACCCTTCACCTTTCCGAATAATTTGGAAGAGCTGGCAGTGCACCAAGACCCAGAGCGCTATCAAGCCGATTGCAGTCGCTACAGCGAGGGCATGCGGGTGGGCTATCGAGATTATACTAGCCAGGGAAAGCAGGCCCTCTTTGCTTTCGGGCATGGCCTCTCTTACAGCTCTTTCGATTTGAGTGATTTGCAGCAAGAGGCTTTAGAAGGTTCTGATGTAATTCTGCTCAGTGTGAGTGTCGCGAATACGGGGCAGTGTGAGGGCAAGGAAGTGATTCAACTCTACGTCGAAGGCCGTTGCAGACAGCATCCTCCCGGAATGCTAGAGCTAAGAGGCTTTGAGAAAGTAAGCCTTAAGGCCGGTGAAAGTCAGCGTGTCTATTTCCGACTAGCGCCCGCTCAACTCGCGTATTACTCGGTTTCAGAAAGCAAATGGGTCAATCATGATCAAGGCTACCGCGTCTGGATCGGCACCTCATCTCAGTCATTGCCGCTCTCGTGTGAGGTCCAGTCGAAACAAGCTCTTTTGCTATAG
- a CDS encoding glycosyl hydrolase family 65 protein: protein MKILNQADWVFTVNQLNQEDVALVGNQCMLGNGYMGYRGTLEEYRSEQLVACMLNGVYDQLPGKWREPVNAPNALFARVLHAGEVAQHRQDLNLRRGRLARWSTRSMPNGVVQIKSERFVSQSNVHLICMRYAVCPSQSGQLLIETGIDADVWDINGPHLDALQIYESDGVLCTTSRTQELGITVAVCETIDCDYEQSVEGSMRYITIDAEANKWYSFDKYVSIYTSCDSETPAEDAYRHCLQARQDGYELLGREHDQHWEVIWNDCDVEIDGDDAAQFALRYSLYHLQLAAPRHSSKVSIPARALSGQVYKGAVFWDTEMFMTPVFTLTNPAVARNLILYRYHSLPGALAKAKEYGYRGAFYAWEGQEEGKEACTHFNVTDVFTQRPMRTYFRDKQIHVSADIVYAIWQYVQITGDFTVLADGAAEVMVECTRFFYSYAYYKEDKDRYELVDVTGPDEYHERVANNAYTNRMVKFCVEASMQGLAKLKILDICAYERLQERLQFECELEAWARFAAKLYVPTPDATSEVIPQFDAYESLEDVSLDALKQRVLDPNEYWGGGNGLATTTKILKQADVLLMLHLFKQEYTREVLRKNWEYYEPRTEHGSSLSACAYAMVAAEIGKADWAYDYFMKTATVDLTGKSKLYVGTLYIGGTHPAANGGAWLSAVYGFAGLRVEGDRITCKSQLPSKWKSLRFHVQWQGARYELKVTHDDVEIKECKEPIIL from the coding sequence ATGAAGATTTTGAATCAAGCGGACTGGGTATTTACAGTCAATCAGTTGAACCAGGAGGATGTCGCGCTGGTCGGAAACCAATGCATGTTGGGCAATGGATACATGGGCTATCGCGGCACTTTGGAAGAGTATCGCAGTGAGCAGTTAGTCGCTTGCATGCTGAATGGCGTCTATGATCAGCTGCCTGGAAAGTGGCGCGAGCCTGTGAATGCACCTAATGCTCTGTTCGCTCGTGTCTTGCATGCGGGCGAAGTGGCGCAGCACCGTCAGGACTTGAATCTGCGGCGTGGACGATTGGCTCGTTGGTCGACACGTTCCATGCCTAATGGTGTGGTGCAAATTAAGAGCGAACGCTTTGTTTCACAGAGCAATGTGCATCTGATTTGTATGCGTTATGCGGTATGCCCGAGTCAGTCGGGACAGTTGTTGATTGAGACGGGGATCGATGCGGACGTTTGGGATATAAATGGACCGCACCTTGATGCGCTTCAGATTTATGAAAGCGATGGAGTGCTCTGCACGACGTCCAGGACGCAGGAACTCGGAATCACCGTTGCTGTGTGTGAGACGATTGACTGTGATTATGAGCAAAGCGTTGAGGGTTCAATGCGATACATCACGATCGATGCTGAAGCAAATAAATGGTATTCATTTGATAAATACGTGAGCATTTATACCTCATGTGATTCAGAGACGCCCGCCGAAGATGCATATCGTCATTGCCTGCAGGCTAGGCAAGATGGTTACGAATTGCTTGGTCGTGAGCATGATCAGCACTGGGAAGTCATTTGGAACGATTGCGATGTGGAGATTGACGGCGACGATGCGGCGCAATTTGCGCTGCGCTATAGTCTCTACCATTTACAGTTGGCTGCTCCACGGCATAGTTCAAAAGTCTCGATTCCAGCTCGCGCTTTATCCGGACAAGTTTACAAAGGTGCTGTCTTCTGGGATACGGAAATGTTTATGACACCGGTGTTCACGCTGACGAATCCCGCGGTGGCTCGTAACTTGATTTTATACCGCTATCATAGTTTGCCGGGCGCTTTGGCTAAAGCCAAAGAGTATGGCTACCGAGGAGCCTTTTACGCATGGGAAGGCCAGGAAGAAGGAAAGGAAGCATGTACGCATTTTAACGTCACGGATGTTTTCACTCAGCGGCCGATGCGCACTTACTTTCGTGACAAACAGATACACGTCAGCGCAGATATCGTGTATGCGATCTGGCAGTATGTGCAGATTACCGGCGATTTCACTGTGCTGGCCGATGGGGCGGCTGAGGTCATGGTGGAGTGCACACGCTTTTTCTATTCTTACGCCTACTACAAAGAAGATAAAGATCGCTACGAACTGGTCGATGTGACGGGCCCGGATGAATATCATGAGCGTGTGGCTAACAATGCCTATACCAATCGTATGGTGAAATTTTGTGTTGAAGCAAGCATGCAGGGGCTAGCGAAATTGAAAATCTTGGATATCTGCGCATATGAGCGTTTGCAAGAGCGCCTTCAGTTTGAGTGTGAACTAGAAGCATGGGCGCGTTTTGCCGCAAAATTATATGTGCCCACACCGGATGCGACGAGTGAAGTGATTCCTCAGTTTGATGCTTACGAGAGTTTGGAAGATGTATCGCTCGACGCTTTGAAGCAGCGGGTGCTCGACCCGAATGAATATTGGGGTGGGGGTAATGGGCTCGCGACGACGACCAAAATCCTGAAGCAGGCGGACGTTTTGTTGATGTTACACTTATTCAAACAGGAGTATACACGTGAAGTACTTCGAAAAAATTGGGAATACTACGAGCCTCGTACGGAACACGGCTCTAGTTTGAGTGCCTGTGCTTATGCCATGGTGGCCGCTGAAATCGGTAAGGCCGACTGGGCTTATGACTATTTTATGAAGACGGCGACGGTGGACCTGACGGGCAAGTCGAAATTATATGTGGGCACGCTCTACATCGGTGGCACTCACCCTGCCGCCAATGGCGGTGCATGGCTCTCAGCTGTTTATGGTTTCGCTGGGCTTCGTGTGGAGGGGGACCGTATCACCTGTAAATCGCAATTGCCGAGCAAGTGGAAGTCTCTGCGTTTCCATGTCCAGTGGCAGGGCGCGCGTTACGAGCTGAAAGTTACCCACGACGATGTGGAGATTAAGGAATGCAAGGAACCAATAATTTTATGA